The Microbacterium luteum genome includes a region encoding these proteins:
- a CDS encoding 5-dehydro-4-deoxyglucarate dehydratase — MAFDGILFFPVTPFDADDRVDDELLRRHVGTTMEHGPGGVFPACGTGEFHALSTDEAAQVVRSTVETVAGRVPVVAGAGGPLGHAIGVARAAADAGADALLVLPPYLVGGPQAGLIAYVEAIAAASDLPVVVYHRANAQYSVDAMRHLARNPKVIGFKDGAGDIGTAQLIVRAVAEEGRDDFAFFNGLLTAELTQGAYRGIGVPLYSSAAFAMIPEVAAAHYRAYIAGDEDRRLQLLDGFFRPLVALRDETPGFGVSLIKTGLRLSGMPVGGVRAPLVDPSPAQEERLAEILEAGRALL, encoded by the coding sequence ATCGCCTTCGACGGCATCCTCTTCTTCCCCGTCACGCCCTTCGACGCCGACGACCGCGTCGACGACGAGCTGCTGCGGCGCCACGTCGGCACCACGATGGAGCACGGCCCGGGCGGGGTGTTCCCGGCGTGCGGCACGGGCGAGTTCCACGCCCTGTCGACGGATGAGGCCGCGCAGGTCGTGCGGTCCACGGTCGAGACGGTCGCCGGGCGCGTTCCCGTCGTCGCCGGTGCCGGCGGTCCGCTCGGCCACGCGATCGGGGTCGCACGCGCGGCTGCGGATGCGGGAGCCGACGCGCTCCTCGTCCTCCCGCCGTACCTCGTCGGCGGACCGCAGGCGGGCCTGATCGCCTACGTCGAGGCGATCGCGGCGGCATCCGATCTGCCCGTCGTCGTCTACCACCGCGCCAACGCGCAGTACTCCGTCGATGCGATGCGGCACCTCGCGCGCAATCCCAAGGTCATCGGCTTCAAGGACGGGGCCGGCGACATCGGCACGGCGCAGCTGATCGTGCGCGCGGTCGCGGAGGAGGGCCGCGACGATTTCGCCTTCTTCAACGGCCTGCTCACCGCCGAGCTCACCCAGGGGGCGTACCGCGGCATCGGCGTGCCGCTGTATTCCTCGGCGGCGTTCGCGATGATCCCCGAGGTCGCCGCCGCCCACTACCGTGCGTACATCGCCGGTGACGAGGACCGTCGCCTGCAGCTGCTCGACGGGTTCTTCCGCCCGCTCGTCGCGCTGCGCGACGAGACCCCCGGCTTCGGCGTCTCTCTCATCAAGACGGGCCTGCGGCTGTCGGGGATGCCGGTCGGCGGCGTGCGCGCCCCGCTCGTCGACCCCTCGCCCGCCCAGGAGGAGCGCCTGGCCGAGATCCTCGAGGCCGGACGGGCCCTGCTGTGA
- a CDS encoding sugar phosphate isomerase/epimerase family protein: MARDAAPERRRRSGGDRVSVDPRLSINQGTLKHADLATALAATSGAGVPAIGLWREPVQEVGLTTAASMLADSGLRFTTHCRSGFFTMPEGPARRASLDDNRVAVEEAATLAAAGAEGSTAVLVLVAGGLPEGSRDLIGARERVRDAIGELAPHAAEAGVTLAIEPLHPMYASDRCVVSTLGQALDIAHDFDPSVVGVTIDTFHIWWDPDVLPQIERAGREGRIATYQVCDWKTPLPADVLLSRHYPGDGVIDFGPMTRAVVDAGYTGDIEVEIFNADVWATDPAEAVRRTSDGFTAAVTPHLPAVVPA, encoded by the coding sequence ATGGCACGGGATGCTGCGCCTGAACGGCGTCGACGTTCCGGGGGTGATCGCGTGAGCGTCGATCCGCGCCTGTCGATCAACCAGGGCACCCTCAAGCACGCCGACCTCGCCACGGCGCTCGCGGCCACATCCGGTGCGGGCGTCCCCGCGATCGGGCTGTGGCGCGAACCGGTGCAGGAGGTGGGCCTCACCACGGCCGCGTCGATGCTCGCCGACTCCGGGCTGCGCTTCACGACACACTGCCGGTCCGGCTTCTTCACGATGCCCGAGGGCCCCGCCCGCCGCGCATCCCTCGACGACAACCGCGTCGCCGTCGAGGAGGCCGCCACGCTCGCCGCGGCGGGCGCCGAGGGATCCACCGCGGTGCTGGTGCTCGTCGCCGGCGGTCTGCCCGAGGGCTCCCGAGACCTCATCGGCGCCCGCGAGCGCGTGCGAGATGCCATCGGCGAGCTCGCTCCGCACGCCGCCGAAGCGGGCGTCACCCTCGCGATCGAGCCGCTGCATCCGATGTACGCCTCCGACCGCTGCGTCGTGTCGACGCTCGGCCAGGCGCTCGACATCGCGCACGACTTCGACCCGTCCGTGGTGGGCGTGACCATCGACACCTTCCACATCTGGTGGGACCCGGATGTGCTCCCGCAGATCGAACGCGCCGGTCGCGAGGGACGCATCGCGACGTATCAGGTGTGCGACTGGAAGACGCCGCTCCCGGCCGACGTGCTGCTGAGCCGGCACTACCCGGGCGACGGCGTCATCGACTTCGGGCCGATGACCCGCGCCGTCGTGGATGCCGGGTACACCGGCGACATCGAGGTGGAGATCTTCAACGCCGACGTGTGGGCGACCGACCCGGCCGAAGCCGTGCGACGCACCTCCGACGGCTTCACGGCTGCCGTCACGCCGCACCTTCCCGCGGTCGTTCCCGCCTGA
- a CDS encoding NAD-dependent epimerase/dehydratase family protein encodes MTRIVVTGGAGRLGRSLVAGLADAGHEIVSLDREVSDAVELTSRDAVTQAAVDLTDAHAAAAAVADARADALVHLAAIAVPFSAPEDVILRTNAALALNTMSAAVTAGVPRIVTASSPTVLGYGSPTGWVPPSMPLDESTPPRPWNAYALSKLLAEQTAAMLARQTGDATRFAAFRPCYVIAPEEWEGALTQQGHTVRERLDDPALSAPAVFNYVDARDVAAFVDVLLAAMGDIPNAETFFVGADDALAREPLCDLVPRFHPGTEEVAAGLVGTTPAFTSAKAARLIGWRPTRTWRDELAATDARAAGSSPDSRKDTAA; translated from the coding sequence GTGACGCGCATCGTCGTCACCGGTGGCGCCGGCCGGCTCGGGCGCTCGCTCGTGGCCGGTCTGGCTGATGCCGGACACGAGATCGTCTCGCTCGATCGTGAGGTCTCGGATGCGGTCGAGCTGACCTCGCGGGACGCGGTCACGCAGGCGGCCGTCGACCTCACCGACGCCCACGCCGCAGCCGCGGCGGTGGCGGATGCGCGGGCCGACGCGCTCGTGCACCTCGCCGCGATCGCCGTGCCCTTCAGCGCACCCGAAGACGTCATCCTGCGCACGAACGCCGCGCTCGCCCTGAACACGATGTCCGCGGCCGTCACCGCCGGTGTGCCGCGGATCGTCACCGCGTCGAGCCCCACCGTGCTCGGCTACGGATCCCCCACCGGATGGGTGCCGCCGTCGATGCCCCTCGACGAGTCCACGCCGCCCCGGCCGTGGAACGCCTACGCCCTGTCGAAGCTGCTCGCCGAGCAGACCGCGGCGATGCTCGCGCGCCAGACCGGCGACGCGACGCGGTTCGCGGCGTTCCGGCCGTGTTACGTCATCGCGCCGGAGGAGTGGGAGGGAGCCCTCACGCAGCAGGGGCACACCGTGCGCGAGCGCCTCGACGATCCGGCGCTGTCGGCGCCGGCCGTGTTCAACTACGTCGACGCCCGCGACGTCGCCGCCTTCGTCGACGTGCTCCTGGCCGCGATGGGCGACATCCCGAACGCCGAGACCTTCTTCGTCGGCGCCGATGACGCGCTCGCTCGCGAACCGCTGTGCGATCTCGTGCCGCGCTTCCACCCCGGAACCGAGGAGGTCGCGGCGGGCCTTGTCGGCACGACCCCGGCGTTCACGAGCGCGAAGGCCGCGCGCCTGATCGGATGGCGCCCCACCCGCACCTGGCGCGACGAACTCGCCGCCACGGACGCCCGCGCCGCGGGATCGTCCCCCGACTCCCGAAAGGACACCGCCGCGTGA
- a CDS encoding Gfo/Idh/MocA family protein, protein MTHLRYALAGAGARAQMYVDAITTTYADRASLVAILEPNPVRAQFHADRVAESGKPAPLIYSPDRLEEMIAAEQVDRVIVCARDDLHAELIVRSLDAGADVVVEKPLTIDAASAAAIEDAIDRTGRDVVITFNYRYSPRNSALRQILQEGTIGEITSIDFSWMLDTKHGADYFRRWHREKEHSGGLLVHKSSHHFDLVNWWLRSVPTRVYASGGLRFYGAENADARGLGARAPRGSHDDAGAFELDLRADANLKALYFDAEEHDGYLRDRDVFGEGITIEDNLALVVDYASGATLSYSLNAHAPWEGYRVAVNGTKGRVELEVVERGAVLADEGLHPVLDPSAVDAGSSGSLRPEGERLLVQRHWEAATEVEIENLAGGHGGGDRLLLADVFEGPGDDPLQRPADWRDGVRSISVGIAGNRSLATGMPVRVADLGIRFLAASPESVPA, encoded by the coding sequence ATGACCCACCTCCGCTACGCACTCGCCGGCGCCGGCGCGCGCGCCCAGATGTACGTCGACGCGATCACGACGACCTACGCCGACCGCGCCTCGCTCGTGGCGATCCTCGAGCCGAACCCGGTGCGTGCGCAGTTCCACGCCGACCGCGTCGCCGAGAGCGGCAAGCCCGCGCCGCTGATCTACTCCCCCGATCGCCTGGAGGAGATGATCGCCGCAGAACAGGTGGACCGCGTGATCGTCTGCGCGCGCGACGACCTGCACGCCGAGCTCATCGTGCGGTCGCTGGATGCCGGTGCCGACGTCGTCGTCGAGAAGCCCCTCACGATCGACGCCGCCAGCGCCGCCGCGATCGAGGATGCGATCGACCGCACCGGACGCGACGTGGTCATCACCTTCAACTACCGCTACTCCCCGCGCAACAGTGCGCTGCGGCAGATCCTGCAGGAGGGCACGATCGGGGAGATCACCTCGATCGACTTCTCCTGGATGCTCGACACCAAGCACGGCGCGGACTACTTCCGCCGCTGGCACCGCGAGAAGGAGCACTCCGGCGGCCTGCTCGTGCACAAGTCCAGCCACCACTTCGATCTCGTCAACTGGTGGCTCCGGTCCGTCCCCACCCGCGTCTACGCGTCGGGCGGGCTGCGCTTCTACGGTGCGGAGAACGCCGACGCGCGCGGGCTCGGCGCACGCGCTCCGCGCGGAAGCCACGACGACGCCGGCGCCTTCGAACTCGACCTGCGGGCCGACGCGAACCTCAAGGCCCTGTACTTCGATGCCGAGGAGCACGACGGATACCTGCGCGACCGCGACGTGTTCGGCGAGGGGATCACCATCGAGGACAATCTCGCGCTCGTGGTCGACTACGCCTCGGGCGCGACCCTCAGCTACTCCCTCAACGCGCACGCTCCCTGGGAGGGCTACCGCGTGGCGGTGAACGGCACGAAGGGGCGCGTCGAGCTCGAGGTCGTCGAGCGCGGCGCCGTGCTGGCCGACGAGGGCCTGCATCCGGTGCTCGACCCGAGCGCGGTCGACGCCGGCTCGTCCGGATCCCTGCGGCCCGAAGGCGAGCGCCTCCTTGTGCAGCGTCACTGGGAGGCCGCGACCGAGGTCGAGATCGAGAACCTCGCGGGCGGGCACGGCGGCGGCGACCGTCTGCTCCTGGCCGACGTCTTCGAGGGGCCGGGCGATGACCCGCTGCAGCGTCCCGCCGACTGGCGCGACGGTGTGCGTTCCATCTCGGTCGGCATCGCCGGCAACCGGTCGCTCGCGACGGGCATGCCGGTGCGTGTGGCCGACCTCGGCATCCGCTTCCTCGCCGCGAGCCCGGAGTCGGTGCCGGCGTGA
- a CDS encoding LacI family DNA-binding transcriptional regulator, translating into MTRTPSTARSAATLHDVAREAGVSLATASRVLNGSTRKVAESYREKVEAAAERLGYTANLSAQATARGTSAVVALLVADIADPYFGQLASGVARGADEAGLVVTIAITERDPAREVSLVRALRGQRPRGLILAASRTTGPDAAGLDPELEAFRGMGGRVVMLGPAPDSIRSVAVDNRGGARALGARLRQLGYREAVIVGAREGIQTSDDRIAGFTHGFTGAGGRIRSVVRGGFTRDAGYAATEALLHDEVPPGTVIFGISDVVAIGVMSAVRDAGREVGADIAVAGFDDIATGRDIRPGLTTAHVPLDELGYRALHATVDEEWDASQPPLPVEVVVRGSTPPRP; encoded by the coding sequence GTGACCCGAACACCCTCGACCGCCCGCAGCGCGGCCACCCTGCACGACGTGGCCCGCGAGGCAGGGGTGTCGTTGGCGACGGCCTCCCGGGTGCTGAACGGCTCCACGCGCAAGGTCGCCGAGAGCTACCGCGAGAAGGTGGAGGCGGCCGCTGAGCGCCTCGGCTACACGGCGAACCTCTCCGCGCAGGCGACGGCACGCGGCACCTCCGCCGTCGTCGCCCTGCTCGTCGCCGACATCGCCGACCCCTACTTCGGCCAACTCGCCTCGGGTGTGGCACGCGGCGCCGACGAGGCGGGCCTGGTCGTCACGATCGCCATCACCGAGCGCGACCCGGCGCGCGAGGTCTCGCTCGTCCGCGCGCTGCGCGGTCAGCGCCCGCGGGGCCTGATCCTGGCCGCCTCCCGAACGACCGGCCCCGACGCCGCGGGGCTCGACCCCGAGCTCGAGGCGTTCCGGGGCATGGGCGGACGGGTCGTCATGCTCGGTCCGGCACCCGACAGCATCCGCTCGGTCGCCGTCGACAACCGTGGCGGGGCCCGCGCGCTCGGCGCACGCCTGCGCCAACTCGGCTACCGCGAGGCGGTCATCGTCGGCGCGCGCGAGGGCATCCAGACCTCCGATGACCGCATCGCGGGGTTCACCCACGGCTTCACCGGTGCCGGCGGGCGCATCCGCAGCGTCGTTCGCGGCGGCTTCACCCGCGACGCCGGGTACGCCGCCACCGAGGCGCTCCTGCACGATGAGGTGCCCCCGGGCACGGTCATCTTCGGCATCAGCGACGTCGTCGCGATCGGCGTGATGTCGGCGGTGCGGGATGCCGGGCGCGAGGTCGGCGCCGACATCGCCGTCGCCGGCTTCGACGACATCGCCACCGGCCGCGACATCCGGCCCGGCCTCACGACCGCGCATGTGCCGCTCGATGAGCTCGGCTACCGCGCGCTGCACGCCACCGTCGACGAGGAGTGGGACGCCTCCCAGCCGCCCCTGCCCGTCGAGGTGGTCGTGCGCGGCAGCACGCCACCCCGCCCCTGA
- a CDS encoding LacI family DNA-binding transcriptional regulator: MPRPPKRVTIADVAAKAEVSLSTVSRVLNGNVTVDPAMAERVRAAAAELDYSASPLARSLVLGRTQTIAVVVPDLGNPTFQEILRGLSRAAGTAGYHVLVADSAESVDQERVLALTTRRRTDGVVLCAPRMDDDALAASLRELSPVVVVNRDVDGAPVVGADYRSAFAEILTHLHGLGHRRYVFLSGNPRSASNAARVDAITAFAGAHAEVEITQLPCGVDVDSGARVAPEVRASGATAVLAYNDLVAMGVMGVLRRDGVRIPEDLSVTGFDDIPFSRWTSPTLTTAAVPAEDLGARAWEAMQDLLTGAPAEPAAHWLRPVVALRESTGPAPS; this comes from the coding sequence ATGCCGCGCCCACCGAAACGGGTGACCATCGCCGACGTCGCCGCGAAGGCGGAGGTGTCGCTGTCGACCGTGTCACGCGTGCTCAACGGCAATGTCACCGTCGACCCGGCCATGGCCGAGCGCGTGCGCGCCGCGGCTGCCGAGCTCGACTACTCCGCCAGCCCCCTCGCCCGCAGCCTCGTCCTCGGCCGCACCCAGACGATCGCCGTGGTCGTGCCCGATCTCGGCAACCCGACGTTCCAGGAGATCCTGCGCGGACTCAGCCGCGCGGCCGGAACCGCGGGCTACCACGTGCTCGTCGCCGACTCCGCCGAATCGGTCGACCAGGAGCGGGTGCTCGCCCTCACGACCCGACGCCGCACCGACGGCGTCGTGCTGTGCGCGCCGCGCATGGATGACGACGCCCTCGCGGCGTCGCTGCGCGAGCTGTCACCGGTGGTCGTCGTCAACCGCGACGTCGACGGAGCTCCCGTGGTCGGGGCGGATTACCGGTCCGCCTTCGCGGAGATCCTCACCCACCTGCACGGCCTCGGTCACCGTCGCTACGTCTTCCTCTCCGGCAATCCGCGCAGCGCATCGAACGCCGCGCGCGTCGACGCGATCACCGCGTTCGCCGGCGCGCACGCCGAGGTGGAGATCACGCAGCTCCCGTGCGGGGTCGACGTCGACAGCGGTGCGCGGGTCGCGCCGGAGGTGCGCGCCTCGGGCGCGACCGCCGTGCTGGCCTACAACGACCTCGTCGCCATGGGAGTCATGGGAGTGCTGCGACGCGATGGCGTGCGCATCCCCGAAGACCTCTCGGTGACCGGGTTCGACGACATCCCGTTCTCGCGCTGGACCTCGCCCACCCTCACCACCGCGGCGGTGCCGGCCGAAGACCTCGGCGCACGCGCGTGGGAGGCCATGCAGGATCTGCTCACCGGCGCTCCGGCGGAGCCCGCCGCGCACTGGCTCCGCCCCGTCGTCGCGCTGCGCGAGAGCACGGGACCCGCCCCGTCCTGA